A genomic stretch from Oncorhynchus tshawytscha isolate Ot180627B linkage group LG07, Otsh_v2.0, whole genome shotgun sequence includes:
- the LOC112255399 gene encoding T-cell surface antigen CD2, with product MACTLRLAFLVLHGFLSLSADSCNYYFQHGSFFSIPLKYTDLSSKEITWKHNEKVILKRKNGKFKPGKPEDILDDGSLQLKGLVSANEGTYKAEVFNSDGKSIKEESFRLCMKEKVSKPSVQFTCSDKDVTFTCFLTNTEGMTFKWSKNRQPLNGEKNPTLIISLKQLKEPDTFTCSAVNEVNMETSDIIKPTCNAVSKSGELRSLFGLDFWTMVGILAGGGGLVLLIIITLVCCCLSRRKSQMRFEEERELRLAPLTKTQHPYHSEGQTKHPSHPEGQKQRQRPPGGAPPGSTGPRPMARASSQAAPQPRVQARGKPPQTPMDDDEEQPPPLPQPRKKGSHPARQ from the exons ATGGCCTGTACATTACGACTGGCATTCCTTGTCCTTCAtggatttctctctctttcagcag ATTCATGCAATTATTATTTCCAACATGGATctttcttctccatccctctgaaATACACTGACTTGAGTTCGAAAGAAATAACCTGGAAACACAATGAAAAAGTTATATTAAAAAGAAAGAATGGAAAGTTCAAACCAGGCAAGCCTGAGGACATCTTAGATGATGGGTCTCTCCAACTCAAAGGCCTGGTGTCAGCAAACGAAGGTACTTACAAAGCAGAGGTGTTCAACAGTGATGGGAAAAGCATCAAAGAAGAGTCCTTCAGACTGTGTATGAAGG aAAAAGTCTCCAAGCCCTCAGTGCAATTCACCTGTTCTGATAAGGACGTCACCTTTACCTGTTTCTTGACCAACACTGAGGGAATGACTTTCAAGTGGAGCAAGAACAGACAGCCTTTaaatggggaaaaaaatccaaccTTGATCATCAGTCTGAAACAACTGAAAGAGCCGGACACCTTCACCTGCTCTGCAGTCAACGAGGTCAACATGGAGACAAGTGACATCATCAAACCAACATGCAATG CTGTCTCCAAATCGGGTGAACTGCGTTCACTGTTTGGTTTGGATTTCTGGACCATGGTGGGCATCTTGGCCGGGGGAGGGGGCTTGGtactcctcatcatcatcaccttggTGTGCTGTTGCCTCAGCCGACGCAAGAGCCAGATGCGCTTTGAAG AGGAAAGAGAGTTAAGACTAGCCCCCCTGACCAAGACCCAGCATCCTTACCACTCAGAGGGCCAGACAAAGCATCCTTCTCACCCAGAAGGCCAGAAGCAAAGGCAGAGACCCCCCGGTGGGGCCCCACCTGGTTCCACGGGCCCCAGGCCCATGGCCAGAGCCTCCAGCCAGGCTGCGCCCCAACCCAGAGTCCAGGCTCGAGGGAAGCCTCCACAGACACCAATGGATGATGATGAGGAGCAGCCCCCACCACTACCCCAGCCTAGGAAGAAAGGCTCTCACCCCGCCAGGCAATGA